In a single window of the Chondrocystis sp. NIES-4102 genome:
- a CDS encoding RNA methyltransferase, TrmH family, group 1: protein MNSNLLSNIKIILVEPLGDINVGSIARIMKNMGLNQLILVNPRCDRSSEIARKMAVHAVDVLEKAVIVDNLKDALAGCTRAIATTVRSRSVPIKLESPSTVIPWLLTPNVQSALLFGAEDRGLSNEELKYAQRFVCIQSHPIYPSLNLAQAVAICAYELYQASLATNDHSPVEVVSSPQTTTNAPIEVLENYYQDLEAMLLEIGFLQSHTASVKMEKFRRLYNKANLEPEEVAMLRGILRQIRWAIKN, encoded by the coding sequence ATGAATTCTAACCTCTTATCAAACATTAAAATTATTTTAGTAGAACCGTTAGGGGATATAAATGTAGGCTCGATCGCTAGAATTATGAAAAATATGGGTTTAAACCAACTAATTTTGGTCAATCCCCGATGCGATCGCTCATCTGAAATAGCTAGAAAAATGGCAGTCCATGCGGTTGATGTCTTAGAAAAAGCTGTAATAGTTGATAATTTAAAAGATGCTTTGGCTGGTTGTACTAGGGCGATCGCCACTACAGTACGTTCTCGCAGTGTCCCTATTAAACTAGAGTCGCCATCTACAGTTATTCCTTGGTTGCTTACCCCTAATGTGCAGTCCGCATTGCTATTTGGGGCAGAAGATCGAGGGTTGAGTAATGAAGAATTAAAATATGCTCAAAGATTTGTCTGTATTCAGTCTCACCCTATTTATCCTTCTTTAAATTTAGCCCAAGCGGTTGCTATTTGTGCCTACGAACTATACCAAGCTTCCTTAGCTACCAATGATCATTCCCCAGTAGAAGTTGTATCTTCACCCCAAACAACAACTAATGCACCTATAGAAGTGTTGGAGAATTATTATCAAGATTTAGAAGCCATGTTATTAGAAATTGGCTTTTTACAATCCCATACAGCCTCAGTCAAAATGGAAAAGTTTCGTCGTTTATATAATAAAGCTAATCTGGAACCAGAAGAAGTGGCGATGTTACGAGGCATTTTACGTCAAATTCGCTGGGCAATTAAAAATTAA
- a CDS encoding secretion protein HlyD: MILTASCGSLPSREAQSETSSPQQQQSVAVDAAVASLGSLERDTEYVGTTFPVREVALRSRIEGQILDMTVDAGDRVEQGQVLARIDDSISASTVSQAEAEVAALQSEVASLEADVNDARAQVEQAQLELKQAQSDAARTNQLFKQGAISEQEAELNRTAVGQAEQALQSAQQQVQNRSSAVVAAQRRVAAQQAIVAQEQQRQSFTVLTSPVTGSVLERVLEPGDLAQPGNEVLRLGDFSQIQVRVQISELELAEIRTGQTAQVQLDALPEKTFTGEVTQISLAADTTARLIPVEVTISNGDRRIGRGLLARVNFGQQNNKSVVVPEAAVQVASKGAKNQNSESDTATIFILKQKGENATVTAREVKLGDRANAQVEIVSGLEPGEEFVVRSSGNLQDGDSVRLSFISES, from the coding sequence ATGATATTGACCGCAAGCTGTGGTTCATTACCCTCTAGAGAAGCTCAAAGTGAAACTTCTAGTCCACAACAGCAGCAATCAGTAGCTGTAGATGCAGCAGTAGCAAGCCTTGGTTCACTAGAAAGAGACACCGAGTATGTGGGTACGACTTTTCCAGTGCGAGAGGTTGCCTTGCGATCGCGTATTGAAGGACAAATACTGGATATGACAGTAGATGCAGGGGATCGAGTAGAGCAAGGTCAGGTATTAGCCCGAATTGATGATTCCATTTCAGCATCTACGGTAAGTCAAGCCGAAGCAGAGGTGGCAGCCCTCCAATCGGAAGTAGCTAGTTTAGAAGCAGATGTTAACGATGCCCGCGCCCAAGTCGAACAGGCACAGCTAGAACTAAAACAGGCACAGTCTGATGCTGCCAGAACCAACCAACTGTTTAAGCAAGGTGCGATTTCCGAGCAAGAAGCAGAATTAAACAGGACTGCGGTGGGACAGGCTGAACAAGCATTACAGTCGGCACAACAGCAGGTACAAAATCGCTCTTCGGCAGTAGTAGCTGCCCAACGTCGTGTCGCAGCACAGCAGGCAATAGTGGCACAGGAACAACAAAGACAGTCATTTACCGTGTTAACTTCTCCCGTTACGGGTTCGGTATTAGAAAGAGTTTTAGAACCAGGAGATTTAGCCCAACCAGGCAATGAAGTGTTGCGGTTAGGAGATTTCAGCCAGATTCAGGTACGGGTGCAGATTTCAGAATTAGAGTTAGCGGAGATTCGGACGGGACAGACGGCACAGGTACAGTTAGATGCCCTGCCAGAAAAAACCTTTACAGGAGAAGTAACGCAAATTTCTTTGGCTGCCGATACTACCGCTCGTTTGATTCCCGTCGAGGTAACTATCTCTAATGGCGATCGCCGTATTGGTCGGGGATTGCTGGCGCGGGTTAATTTTGGTCAACAGAACAATAAGAGCGTAGTCGTACCTGAAGCAGCAGTCCAGGTAGCCTCTAAGGGGGCAAAAAATCAGAATTCCGAGTCAGATACCGCAACTATATTTATCCTCAAACAAAAGGGAGAAAATGCCACAGTTACAGCCCGTGAGGTCAAACTAGGCGATCGCGCCAATGCTCAAGTAGAAATTGTTTCTGGACTAGAACCAGGAGAAGAATTTGTCGTGCGTAGCAGTGGCAATTTACAAGATGGCGATTCGGTTCGTCTCAGCTTTATCTCCGAATCATAA
- a CDS encoding acriflavin resistance protein: MKTSSVSNLSITAVSIRQHIGTLMLTLAVIVIGVFFLFNIQVDLLPSITYPRIGLRVSVPGISPEVAIDEVTRPLEEGLAATEGVVQVFSQTREGQVSIDLYFQPGGDIDQALNDATAAFNRVRSSLPDTVEDPRLFKVDPSQLPVYELALTSQSLDPLQLRVFADEELARELGIVEGVAVVDVSGGVKEEVRVLIDLSRLQALGVGLNDVLTELEETNQDISGGRILGNLNEPLTRAIGRFEDVAEILDLSFKVETTAATDESASLSRVYLRDFAQVIDGKANQRIFVFLNQQPAVKLSIQKQPVANTIEVVEGIKQRLEELRRSGIVPEDLELVATLDESVFIQNAISNVTNAGLIGAGLAAIAVLLFLGSLRQTAIVVSAIPLAALMAIILMKLFGLSLNVFSLGGLAVGVGIVVDNSIVMLENIAESAGMTPGKDAKTRLNSRQLIKRSISSSQEVESALVASSSTNLVAVLPFLLIGGFISLLFNELVLTVSFAVAASVLVALTIVPMLASRLLAIRQSSSVGRFWLLKEFNRQFEAATRRYGVMLKKVLRRRLLTIGLTFLVLGGSSLLIVGRVPQEILPRINTGQAQLRAQFPPGTPLETNRRVMVKVDEILLAQPETEYVFTTSGGFLFGSNTSENPLRGTSTITLKPNTDVEAYVSRVSAEFDKLDLVDIRLRLSPGEVRGLILNNSPVRGAEVDIILQGENSQILEQAGQQVLDTLEQRATLSSFRPDADSRQPEIQIRLDRERAADLDLNIQDIGNTLETAITGSIPTQLQRGNRLVDVRVELDEDSIRRPSQLAQIPLFIEDSNRLIRLGDVTRIESGQAPGEIQRINQRQVFLIAGSLNEDADLGAALEELDQIFQEIDLPQGVSRLPSAAAQSNQEIQSAFAVLGGLAAFLVFVVMAVQYNSLVDPLVIMFTLPLALAGGIWGLFITQTAIGVTVIVGAVLLVGIVVNNAIILVELANQIREREKCDRTTAILQAAPQRLRPILMTTITTVVGMLPLALGLGQGGEFLQPLGIVVFSGLALATILTLFIIPCLYVLLHDLVGRISGKKRSPKPTQQKATKPAEKLNKCSSTVKP; the protein is encoded by the coding sequence ATGAAAACTTCCTCTGTCTCCAATCTTAGTATCACTGCCGTTTCCATTCGTCAGCACATCGGCACTCTGATGCTAACTCTAGCAGTAATTGTTATTGGGGTATTTTTTCTGTTTAACATCCAGGTAGATTTGCTACCTTCTATCACCTACCCACGTATTGGCTTGCGGGTGAGTGTACCTGGTATTTCCCCGGAAGTAGCAATAGATGAAGTGACTCGCCCTTTAGAAGAAGGACTGGCTGCCACTGAAGGAGTGGTACAGGTATTTTCCCAAACTCGCGAAGGTCAGGTAAGTATAGACCTTTACTTTCAGCCAGGAGGGGATATCGACCAGGCATTGAATGATGCTACGGCTGCTTTTAATCGGGTGCGATCAAGTTTACCAGATACGGTTGAAGACCCAAGACTATTTAAAGTCGATCCGTCTCAACTACCAGTTTATGAGCTTGCGCTAACATCTCAATCTTTAGATCCGTTGCAATTGCGCGTCTTTGCCGATGAGGAACTAGCTAGAGAACTGGGAATCGTTGAGGGTGTAGCAGTGGTTGATGTTTCGGGAGGTGTGAAAGAAGAAGTAAGGGTTTTAATCGATCTCAGTCGCTTACAGGCTTTAGGGGTGGGGTTGAATGATGTACTTACCGAACTAGAAGAAACTAATCAGGATATTTCTGGCGGGCGAATTCTGGGGAATCTGAACGAACCCTTGACGCGTGCTATTGGTCGCTTTGAGGATGTAGCAGAAATTCTCGATCTCTCTTTTAAAGTGGAAACGACAGCAGCAACAGACGAATCAGCATCTCTAAGTCGTGTATATCTGCGAGATTTTGCCCAGGTGATTGACGGTAAAGCTAATCAGCGAATTTTTGTGTTTCTCAATCAGCAACCTGCGGTGAAACTCAGCATTCAAAAGCAGCCAGTCGCCAATACCATTGAAGTTGTAGAGGGAATCAAACAACGACTTGAAGAATTACGACGCTCAGGGATAGTTCCCGAAGATCTCGAATTAGTTGCTACCCTGGACGAATCGGTTTTTATTCAAAATGCCATTAGCAACGTAACCAATGCTGGTTTAATTGGTGCGGGACTCGCTGCGATCGCTGTTTTATTATTTCTTGGTTCTCTGCGTCAAACGGCAATTGTCGTCTCCGCAATTCCCTTAGCAGCACTGATGGCAATTATTTTAATGAAGCTGTTTGGTTTGTCGCTCAATGTGTTTAGCCTAGGTGGGTTGGCAGTAGGAGTGGGAATTGTGGTCGATAACTCTATTGTTATGTTAGAGAATATTGCCGAAAGCGCGGGGATGACACCAGGCAAAGACGCTAAGACGCGACTTAATTCCCGTCAGTTAATCAAGCGATCAATTTCTAGCAGTCAGGAGGTTGAATCCGCGTTGGTTGCTTCTAGTAGTACCAATTTAGTGGCAGTTTTGCCTTTCTTGCTCATTGGTGGTTTTATTTCCCTACTGTTTAATGAATTGGTTCTAACCGTTAGCTTTGCTGTGGCTGCATCAGTTTTGGTAGCTTTAACTATCGTGCCAATGCTGGCATCTCGTCTGTTGGCAATCCGCCAATCGAGTTCTGTTGGACGTTTTTGGTTATTAAAGGAGTTCAATCGTCAATTTGAAGCTGCTACTAGACGCTATGGCGTAATGCTTAAAAAGGTTTTGCGACGGCGGTTACTAACAATTGGCTTAACCTTTTTAGTGTTGGGTGGTAGTAGTCTGCTAATTGTCGGTCGAGTTCCCCAGGAGATTTTGCCTCGGATCAATACTGGGCAAGCTCAATTACGCGCCCAATTTCCTCCAGGTACTCCTCTAGAGACAAATCGCCGAGTTATGGTGAAAGTAGATGAGATTTTACTAGCGCAGCCCGAAACAGAGTATGTTTTTACCACATCTGGAGGTTTTTTGTTTGGTAGCAACACCAGTGAAAACCCCCTACGTGGCACTAGCACCATCACTCTTAAACCAAACACAGATGTTGAGGCGTATGTGTCGCGGGTATCGGCGGAATTCGACAAATTAGATTTAGTTGATATTCGCTTACGTCTTAGTCCTGGTGAGGTACGAGGTCTAATTTTAAATAACTCTCCAGTAAGGGGTGCAGAAGTTGATATCATTCTTCAGGGAGAAAATAGCCAAATATTAGAACAAGCCGGACAGCAAGTATTAGATACCTTAGAACAACGAGCAACCTTATCCAGCTTTCGTCCCGATGCCGATTCCAGACAACCCGAAATTCAAATACGGCTCGATCGCGAACGAGCTGCGGATCTCGACCTCAATATTCAAGATATTGGTAATACTCTTGAAACGGCGATCACAGGTTCGATTCCTACCCAATTGCAACGCGGCAATCGTTTGGTAGATGTGCGAGTAGAGCTTGATGAAGACTCAATTCGTCGTCCTTCTCAACTGGCGCAAATTCCCCTATTTATCGAGGATAGTAATCGCTTAATTCGTTTGGGAGATGTTACCCGTATTGAATCAGGACAAGCCCCTGGAGAAATTCAACGCATCAACCAACGACAGGTATTTTTGATTGCAGGTAGCCTTAATGAAGATGCCGATTTGGGAGCAGCCTTAGAGGAATTAGACCAAATATTCCAAGAGATCGACCTGCCTCAAGGAGTTAGTCGCCTCCCCAGTGCTGCTGCTCAAAGTAACCAAGAAATTCAGTCTGCTTTCGCTGTTTTAGGGGGACTCGCAGCCTTTTTAGTGTTTGTGGTGATGGCAGTACAGTACAATTCCCTTGTCGATCCGTTGGTAATTATGTTTACTTTGCCTTTAGCATTAGCGGGGGGTATTTGGGGACTGTTTATTACCCAGACGGCAATCGGCGTAACCGTAATTGTGGGAGCAGTTTTGTTAGTTGGTATCGTGGTCAACAATGCAATTATTCTCGTAGAGTTAGCCAATCAAATTCGAGAACGGGAAAAATGCGATCGCACTACGGCAATTTTACAAGCAGCACCCCAAAGACTGCGTCCCATTCTGATGACTACCATCACCACCGTAGTCGGGATGTTGCCTCTGGCATTAGGATTAGGACAAGGGGGAGAGTTCCTACAACCATTAGGTATTGTCGTCTTTTCAGGATTGGCATTAGCAACTATACTAACCCTATTTATTATTCCTTGTTTATATGTACTGCTACACGACTTGGTGGGCAGGATTTCAGGTAAAAAGCGATCGCCAAAACCGACTCAACAAAAAGCTACAAAACCCGCAGAAAAGTTGAATAAATGCTCTAGCACTGTAAAACCATAG
- the hflX gene encoding GTP-binding protein codes for MPRYGAKRLSGIRCIATKLQPEPPKESSLTAMVCQRLDALALLTLTGTGKLRRGGGATGYVQDTYLAHLLPQPEIQSSQQEYWSVSAPMSINTLSEQDFLGLVEGLESEFEREYVAQQVDSSHDRVVLVGLQIEQVTDQEFSDRLEELVGLVNTAGGEVLETICQKRSRPHPQTLVGEGKVRDIALRVQTLGANLVAFDRSLAPAQIRNLESQFGVRVVDRTEIILDIFAQRAQSRAGKLQVELAQLEYMLPRLVGRGQAMSRLGGGIGTRGPGETKLETERRSIQKRIANLQAQVDELQAHRSRMRKQRQKQDVPSVAIVGYTNAGKSTLINALTNAEVYVANQLFATLDPTTRRLAVPHADTGEPQNILLTDTVGFIQQLPPPLVDAFRATLEEVTEADALIHVVDLSHPTWSHQIHSVMEILGQMPLAPGPILLVFNKLDQVDSETLAKAQEEYPLALFISASDRLGLETLRQKLSLLVDFAGVGER; via the coding sequence TTGCCCCGTTATGGTGCTAAACGTCTATCGGGAATTCGCTGTATTGCTACTAAATTACAACCTGAACCACCAAAAGAATCCAGTCTGACAGCTATGGTGTGCCAAAGATTAGATGCTTTAGCTCTACTTACTTTAACAGGTACAGGTAAACTAAGACGTGGAGGTGGGGCAACAGGGTATGTACAAGATACCTATCTCGCTCATTTATTACCACAGCCAGAAATCCAATCAAGCCAACAAGAATATTGGTCGGTATCCGCGCCTATGAGTATTAATACTCTGAGTGAGCAGGACTTTTTAGGCTTAGTTGAAGGCTTAGAATCAGAATTTGAACGGGAATATGTAGCCCAACAGGTTGATAGTAGCCACGATCGCGTTGTTTTAGTAGGGTTACAAATAGAACAAGTAACGGATCAAGAATTTAGCGATCGCCTGGAAGAATTAGTAGGCTTAGTAAATACCGCAGGGGGAGAAGTCTTAGAAACCATCTGTCAAAAGCGATCTCGTCCTCATCCTCAAACCTTAGTTGGGGAAGGTAAGGTACGTGACATTGCTCTACGAGTTCAAACTTTGGGGGCTAATCTGGTGGCTTTTGATCGTTCTCTTGCACCTGCTCAAATTCGCAATTTAGAAAGTCAGTTTGGAGTTAGAGTGGTTGATCGCACTGAGATTATTTTAGATATCTTTGCCCAACGCGCTCAATCCCGTGCAGGTAAGCTACAGGTGGAACTGGCACAACTAGAATATATGTTACCTCGTTTAGTAGGTCGCGGACAGGCAATGTCTCGTTTAGGCGGGGGAATTGGGACTAGGGGCCCTGGTGAAACCAAGCTAGAAACAGAAAGACGTAGTATTCAAAAGCGAATTGCCAATTTACAAGCCCAGGTAGACGAATTACAAGCCCATCGCTCACGGATGCGTAAACAACGCCAAAAACAAGATGTTCCGAGTGTAGCGATCGTTGGTTATACCAATGCAGGGAAATCTACTTTAATTAACGCTTTAACCAATGCCGAAGTTTATGTAGCTAATCAGCTATTTGCTACCCTCGATCCTACCACCCGTCGCCTAGCTGTACCTCATGCAGATACAGGTGAACCACAAAATATACTTTTAACCGATACAGTAGGTTTTATTCAACAACTACCTCCGCCTTTGGTTGATGCTTTCCGCGCCACTTTGGAAGAAGTTACTGAAGCAGATGCTTTAATTCATGTTGTAGATCTTTCCCATCCCACATGGTCGCATCAAATTCATTCAGTGATGGAAATATTAGGTCAAATGCCTTTAGCGCCAGGGCCAATACTACTAGTATTTAATAAATTAGACCAAGTAGATAGTGAGACTTTAGCCAAAGCCCAAGAGGAATATCCTTTAGCCCTATTTATCTCAGCTAGCGATCGCTTAGGATTGGAAACTTTGCGACAGAAGCTATCTCTGTTAGTAGATTTTGCAGGAGTTGGGGAAAGATGA
- a CDS encoding transcriptional regulator codes for MKNYLDTERLANLVRNKRGNRGLRETAKEIGNVSPSTISRVENAKTPDMDTFLALCDWLEIPPAELIKNAEEEEETLNTPEAITIQLRADKNLDPAIALALASLVKAAYKDLSKNKDE; via the coding sequence ATGAAAAATTATTTAGATACGGAAAGATTAGCTAATTTAGTTCGTAACAAGCGTGGTAATCGTGGGTTAAGGGAAACAGCTAAAGAGATAGGTAATGTTAGTCCCTCAACAATTTCGCGAGTAGAAAATGCTAAAACCCCAGATATGGATACCTTTTTAGCTTTGTGTGATTGGTTGGAAATTCCCCCCGCAGAATTAATTAAAAATGCCGAAGAGGAAGAAGAAACTTTAAATACTCCTGAAGCAATTACAATTCAATTACGCGCTGATAAAAATCTTGACCCAGCGATCGCCCTGGCTTTAGCATCATTGGTTAAAGCAGCATATAAAGATCTGTCTAAGAATAAAGATGAATAG